From the Carya illinoinensis cultivar Pawnee chromosome 4, C.illinoinensisPawnee_v1, whole genome shotgun sequence genome, one window contains:
- the LOC122307407 gene encoding SNF1-related protein kinase catalytic subunit alpha KIN10-like, whose product MDGSTGLGGNGLDVFLQNYKLGKTLGIGSFGKVKIAEHILTGHKVAVKILNRRKIKNMEMEEKVRREIKILRLFMHPHIIRLYEVVDTPADIYVVMEYVKSGELFDYIVEKGRLQEEEARNFFQQIISGVEYCHRNMVVHRDLKPENLLLDSKCNVKIADFGLSNIMRDGHFLKTSCGSPNYAAPEVISGKLYAGPEVDVWSCGVILYALLCGTLPFDDENIPNLFKKIKGGIYTLPSHLSSGARDLIPRMLVVDPMKRMTIPEIRQHQWFQSHLPRYLAVPPPDTMQQAKKIDEEILQEVVKRGFDRNQLVESLRNRIQNKATVAYYLLLDNRFRPSSGYLGAEFQETMDLGFNHMHQNEVSASAVGHRLPGYMEYQGMGVRPQYPVERKWALGLQSRAHPREIMSEVLKALQELHVCWKKIGHYNMKCRWIPGHLEGMLNNSVHNNHYFGEEPTIVENDRVTNLPNVVKFEVQLYKTREEKYLLDLQRVHGPQILFLDLCAAFLAQLRVL is encoded by the exons ATGGATGGCTCAACTGGGCTAGGTGGCAATGGTCTGGATGTGTTTCTACAAAATTATAAGCTCGGAAAAACCCTTGGAATTGGTTCCTTTGGCAAGGTGAAAATTGCTGAGCATATATTGACTGGTCATAAAGTCGCTGTAAAGATCCTTAACCGTCGGAAGATTAAGAACATGGAAATGGAGGAAAAAG TGAGAAGAGAGATCAAAATATTGAGATTGTTTATGCATCCTCATATAATAAGACTCTATGAGGTTGTAGACACACCAGCAGACATTTATGTTGTGATGGAGTACGTGAAGTCTGGAGAGCTCTTTGATTACATTGTGGAGAAGGGTAGGTTGCAGGAGGAAGAAGCTCGTAATTTTTTTCAGCAG ATAATCTCTGGTGTGGAGTACTGCCATAGGAATATGGTGGTTCATAGAGACCTGAAGCCAGAGAATTTGCTTTTAGATTCCAAATGCAATGTGAAGATTGCTGATTTTGGTTTAAGCAACATAATGCGTGATGGTCATTTTCTGAAGACTAGTTGTGGGAGTCCAAACTACGCTGCCCCAGAG GTTATCTCTGGAAAATTGTATGCGGGGCCTGAAGTGGACGTATGGAGCTGTGGTGTTATATTGTATGCCCTTCTTTGTGGCACCCTTCCTTTTGATGATGAAAACATTCCCAAcctatttaaaaagataaag GGTGGGATATACACTCTTCCCAGTCATTTATCATCTGGTGCAAGAGACTTGATCCCAAGGATGCTTGTAGTTGACCCAATGAAGCGAATGACCATTCCTGAGATTCGCCAGCACCAATGGTTTCAGTCTCACCTTCCACGATATTTAGCTGTGCCCCCACCAGATACAATGCAACAAGCAAAAAAG ATTGACGAGGAGATTCTACAGGAAGTTGTTAAAAGGGGATTTGACAGGAACCAGCTGGTTGAATCTCTTCGCAACAGAATACAGAATAAG GCTACTGTTGCTTACTATTTGTTATTGGACAACCGGTTCCGCCCTTCCAGTGGCTATCTTGGAGCTGAGTTCCAAGAGACTATG GATCTTGGTTTCAATCATATGCATCAAAATGAGGTCTCTGCTTCAGCTGTTGGGCACCGCCTTCCAGGATATATGGAGTATCAAGGGATGGGTGTGAGACCACAGTACCCTGTTGAGAGGAAATGGGCTCTTGGACTTCAG TCCCGAGCTCATCCTCGTGAAATAATGTCGGAAGTTCTCAAAGCTTTGCAAGAATTGCATGTATGTTGGAAGAAGATTGGACACTACAACATGAAGTGCCGTTGGATTCCTGGTCATCTTGAAGGCATGCTGAACAATTCTGTGCACAATAATCACTACTTTGGGGAAGAACCGACCATTGTTGAGAATGATCGTGTTACCAACTTGCCCAATGTTGTCAAGTTCGAAGTGCAG CTCTACAAAACTCGGGAGGAGAAGTATCTGCTTGATCTCCAAAGGGTCCATGGCCCACAGATTCTCTTCTTGGATCTTTGTGCTGCCTTCCTGGCACAGCTTCGAGTCCTTTAA